A genomic region of Methanofollis fontis contains the following coding sequences:
- the mcrG gene encoding coenzyme-B sulfoethylthiotransferase subunit gamma, with amino-acid sequence MAYTPQYGPGTSVVAQNRRNQMNPNFELAKLRSITDEDVVLILGHRAPGAAYPTAHPPLAEQQEPADPMRKLVKPTEGAKAGDRVRYIQFADSMFNAPSQPYQRTYMECYRFRGIDPGTLSGRQIVECRERDLDQYSKMLIETEVFDPATVSCRGATVHGHSLRLAEDGMMFDALQRCVLGDDGVVKYVKDQIGVPLDRAVEVGKPMDEAWLKEHSTIFHSLAGTSLREDPEYIEYIQRIHSLRTKYGFMPKEE; translated from the coding sequence ATGGCATACACACCACAGTATGGTCCGGGTACTTCAGTTGTGGCCCAGAACAGGCGCAACCAGATGAACCCCAACTTCGAACTCGCAAAACTTCGTTCCATTACCGACGAAGACGTCGTTCTGATCCTCGGGCACCGGGCCCCCGGTGCGGCCTACCCGACCGCCCACCCGCCCCTGGCCGAGCAGCAGGAGCCCGCCGACCCGATGCGCAAGCTGGTCAAGCCCACAGAGGGAGCAAAGGCCGGCGACCGCGTCCGCTACATCCAGTTCGCAGACTCGATGTTCAACGCACCGTCACAGCCCTACCAGCGCACCTACATGGAGTGCTACCGCTTCCGCGGCATCGACCCCGGTACGCTCTCCGGCCGTCAGATCGTCGAGTGCCGCGAGCGTGACCTTGACCAGTACTCCAAGATGCTCATCGAGACCGAGGTCTTCGACCCGGCAACTGTCTCCTGCCGTGGTGCGACCGTGCACGGTCACTCCCTCCGTCTCGCAGAGGACGGCATGATGTTCGACGCCCTGCAGCGCTGCGTGCTCGGCGACGACGGTGTCGTCAAGTACGTCAAGGACCAGATCGGTGTGCCCCTGGACCGTGCGGTCGAGGTCGGCAAGCCCATGGACGAGGCCTGGCTCAAGGAGCACAGCACCATCTTCCACTCGCTCGCTGGTACCTCGCTCCGTGAAGACCCCGAATACATCGAATACATCCAGCGGATCCACTCGCTGAGGACCAAATACGGCTTCATGCCGAAGGAGGAGTGA
- the mcrD gene encoding methyl-coenzyme M reductase operon protein D — protein sequence MPDSAFPQCRIVPLRLLSPQTAEKFLGRCAEVPGIRRIVINGPGLPATVPYGPARGSANPNSNRRTIQVGGAAVEMKVQAGTFILEVDDEGVIEEIRTVCDEFFTAIPYRLQTGRFMKSSPSLVDYAKYGPNVDEAVVGLVDPRKRDGPTIIPRSVPRTAGEDCLNQVQREHTSDKIN from the coding sequence TTGCCTGATTCAGCCTTCCCCCAGTGCAGGATTGTCCCCCTGAGGCTCCTTTCGCCCCAGACGGCCGAAAAATTTCTCGGTCGCTGTGCAGAGGTGCCGGGTATCCGCCGGATCGTGATCAACGGTCCCGGCCTCCCGGCCACCGTCCCGTACGGACCGGCGAGGGGTTCGGCAAATCCCAACTCCAACAGGCGGACAATCCAGGTCGGCGGTGCCGCAGTCGAGATGAAGGTTCAGGCCGGCACGTTCATCCTTGAAGTCGATGACGAAGGGGTGATTGAGGAGATAAGGACGGTATGCGATGAATTTTTCACTGCGATACCCTACCGCCTCCAGACGGGCCGGTTCATGAAGAGCAGTCCGAGCCTTGTGGATTATGCAAAATACGGGCCGAATGTCGACGAAGCAGTCGTTGGCCTTGTTGATCCACGAAAAAGGGACGGACCCACGATCATCCCGAGATCTGTGCCCCGAACAGCGGGGGAAGACTGTCTGAATCAGGTTCAGAGAGAACATACATCAGATAAAATCAATTGA
- the mcrB gene encoding coenzyme-B sulfoethylthiotransferase subunit beta encodes MAAYSETIDLYSDDGKLLKSGVSLDKISPLVNPATSKIIDLTKRTINVNLGGIEQALKAGKLGKGKVRGRELDLAIMENKDAIVAKIKEMVQVEEGDDTEILEFNDGKLLLVQVPTKRLANAATYDAAITSVASAATYAIVDQFDIDAFNASTVKAACWGGYPHTMDMQGALVSSILNIPQNNEGIGYALRNIPVNHYVMMTGRNSLQGVALAATLETAGEFEMGAAIGPFERYQLLAYAYQGLNANNMVYDLVKNNGETGTVGTVVQSLVERAIEDKVIVPGKKGGYFQYFDTKDPMLWNAYVAAGSLAATIVNCGAGRFAQAVSSTLLYFNDLIEHETGLPSCDFGRVMGTAVGFSFFSHSIYGGGGPGIFNGNHVVTRHANGVAIPCVVAACALDAGTQMFAPEGTSKVMGETYGKIDVFNKPMDQIAKGVDLIA; translated from the coding sequence ATGGCAGCATATTCAGAAACAATCGATCTCTACTCAGACGACGGGAAGCTGCTCAAGAGCGGCGTCTCCCTCGACAAGATCAGCCCGCTGGTCAACCCGGCTACCAGCAAGATCATTGACCTGACAAAGAGAACGATTAATGTCAACCTTGGGGGTATCGAACAGGCCCTCAAGGCCGGGAAGCTTGGAAAGGGAAAGGTTCGCGGCCGTGAACTTGACCTTGCGATCATGGAGAACAAGGACGCCATCGTTGCCAAGATCAAGGAAATGGTCCAGGTCGAAGAAGGCGACGACACCGAGATCCTGGAGTTCAACGACGGCAAGCTTCTGCTTGTCCAGGTTCCGACGAAGCGTCTGGCCAACGCCGCCACCTACGATGCGGCGATCACCTCGGTCGCCTCCGCGGCCACCTACGCCATCGTCGACCAGTTCGACATCGACGCCTTCAACGCATCGACCGTCAAGGCGGCATGCTGGGGCGGATACCCGCACACCATGGACATGCAGGGTGCGCTGGTCTCCTCGATCCTGAACATTCCCCAGAACAACGAAGGTATCGGCTACGCACTCCGCAACATCCCGGTCAACCACTACGTGATGATGACCGGCAGGAACTCCCTGCAGGGTGTTGCCCTCGCCGCAACCCTCGAGACCGCCGGTGAGTTCGAGATGGGCGCCGCCATCGGCCCCTTCGAGCGCTACCAGCTCCTCGCCTACGCCTACCAGGGCCTCAACGCCAACAACATGGTCTACGACCTCGTCAAGAACAATGGCGAGACCGGCACCGTCGGTACGGTCGTCCAGTCCCTGGTTGAGCGCGCGATCGAGGACAAGGTCATCGTTCCGGGCAAGAAGGGCGGGTACTTCCAGTACTTCGACACCAAGGACCCGATGCTCTGGAACGCCTACGTGGCCGCCGGTTCCCTCGCCGCAACCATCGTCAACTGTGGTGCCGGCCGGTTTGCACAGGCTGTCTCCTCGACCCTGCTCTACTTCAACGACCTCATCGAGCACGAGACCGGTCTGCCCTCCTGCGACTTCGGTCGTGTGATGGGTACTGCCGTCGGTTTCTCGTTCTTCAGCCACTCGATCTACGGTGGCGGCGGTCCGGGTATCTTCAACGGCAACCACGTCGTGACCAGGCACGCCAACGGCGTCGCCATTCCGTGTGTGGTCGCCGCCTGCGCCCTCGACGCCGGCACCCAGATGTTCGCCCCCGAGGGCACCTCCAAGGTGATGGGCGAGACCTACGGCAAGATCGACGTATTCAACAAGCCGATGGACCAGATCGCCAAGGGCGTTGATCTGATTGCCTGA
- a CDS encoding CxxC-x17-CxxC domain-containing protein produces MYGNRFGGQRDNFSRGPREMHKAVCSDCGKECEVPFKPTEGRPVYCRDCLPKHRKPRY; encoded by the coding sequence ATGTACGGCAATAGATTTGGAGGTCAGAGGGACAACTTCTCCCGCGGCCCCCGCGAGATGCATAAGGCAGTCTGCTCAGACTGCGGTAAGGAATGTGAAGTTCCCTTCAAACCGACAGAAGGGAGACCGGTCTACTGCAGGGATTGTCTTCCCAAGCACAGGAAACCCCGGTACTAA
- a CDS encoding flavodoxin family protein has translation MKIIGINGSPRGKESTTRRLIEAILAGAREGGATTTFIDLGSTEIRYCSGCGLCYERGECPKKDDFQKIFDDMLAAEGIVLGSPNYINSVTAQMKTFLDRMADAIHCQRFTGKYGCAVSTAGGSRSDEVANYLNETLRILGANTVGGVSVDICGDEERLFAAGEQAYRLGQDLARAVAEGRPYPEQETFHREMEERMKALVTAHKHVWKHEYDYWAKMGQK, from the coding sequence ATGAAGATCATCGGTATAAACGGGAGTCCGCGGGGGAAAGAGAGTACGACACGCCGCCTTATCGAGGCGATACTCGCCGGTGCCCGCGAGGGCGGGGCGACGACCACGTTCATCGATCTCGGGTCGACGGAGATCAGATACTGTTCTGGCTGCGGACTCTGTTACGAGCGTGGGGAATGCCCGAAAAAAGATGACTTCCAGAAAATTTTTGATGACATGCTTGCCGCTGAAGGGATTGTTCTGGGTTCACCCAACTACATCAACAGTGTCACCGCACAGATGAAGACTTTCCTTGACCGTATGGCCGACGCCATCCACTGCCAGCGGTTTACCGGTAAATATGGGTGTGCCGTCTCGACCGCAGGGGGGTCGCGATCAGATGAGGTGGCGAACTACCTCAACGAAACCCTGAGAATCCTCGGGGCCAATACGGTGGGCGGCGTGAGCGTTGATATCTGTGGTGATGAAGAGCGCCTCTTTGCCGCCGGGGAGCAGGCATATCGGTTGGGGCAGGACCTCGCCCGTGCGGTGGCGGAGGGTCGCCCCTACCCGGAGCAGGAGACCTTTCACCGTGAGATGGAGGAGAGAATGAAGGCTCTCGTGACTGCGCACAAACACGTCTGGAAACATGAATATGATTACTGGGCAAAAATGGGTCAAAAATAA
- a CDS encoding Mut7-C RNAse domain-containing protein — MCARSEECTRFIADRMLGTLTRRLRLMGYDTISANALSPGNPREDSVILSIAQTQGRILLTRDAELARRAGAQGIYIGSEDPAAQVHQLTDMGLIVPSLRFDRCSICNTPLRPARQREIESAAYAPADRRSLTFFWCPTCRRLYWEGSHTRRMRKDLIGDQD, encoded by the coding sequence TTGTGCGCTCGGTCTGAGGAGTGCACGCGGTTTATCGCCGACCGCATGCTCGGCACCCTCACCCGCCGTCTGCGGCTGATGGGCTATGACACGATCAGCGCCAATGCCCTTTCCCCCGGAAATCCCAGGGAAGACTCGGTGATCCTCTCGATTGCGCAGACGCAGGGGCGGATCCTGCTCACCCGAGACGCCGAGCTCGCCCGGCGCGCCGGAGCACAGGGGATCTATATCGGTTCTGAGGACCCGGCGGCACAGGTGCACCAGCTCACCGATATGGGCCTTATCGTGCCGTCGCTCCGCTTCGACCGGTGTTCGATCTGCAACACACCCCTCAGGCCGGCCCGCCAGCGGGAGATCGAGTCGGCGGCATATGCCCCTGCCGACCGCCGATCCCTCACCTTTTTCTGGTGCCCGACCTGCCGGCGCCTCTACTGGGAGGGGTCGCATACCCGGCGAATGCGAAAGGACCTTATCGGGGATCAGGACTGA
- the amrS gene encoding AmmeMemoRadiSam system radical SAM enzyme — protein MYEAHQYAPLGDGTVRCSLCAHRCRIADGKHGICGVRINRGGTLYAATFGRVAAEAIDPIEKKPLFHFLPGSTSYSLGGVGCNFRCRHCQNWEISQSSIDDLPLFEISPERGVERANAGGAASISWTYNEPTIWHEYPLEMGALAREQGLGTVYVTNGYITEEALAELAPMLNAFRVDIKAFSDEFYRSVCSARLQPVLDATVAAHEHGMHIETVTLVIPGLNDSMEEMRALISWVVENLGPDVPMHFTRFHPDYRMRDREPTPLRTIEKILQCARDLGIRYVYAGNVPPGDYENTFCPSCGALLIERSGFSGRIMGLEGDRCGDCGERIPVVRSV, from the coding sequence ATGTACGAGGCGCACCAGTATGCCCCGCTTGGTGACGGCACGGTCAGATGTTCCCTCTGTGCCCACCGGTGCCGGATCGCCGATGGAAAACACGGCATCTGCGGCGTGCGCATCAACCGGGGCGGGACGCTGTATGCCGCCACCTTCGGGCGGGTGGCGGCGGAGGCGATCGATCCGATCGAGAAAAAACCGCTCTTCCACTTCCTGCCCGGGAGCACCTCCTACTCCCTCGGCGGCGTCGGCTGCAACTTCCGCTGCAGGCACTGCCAGAACTGGGAGATCTCGCAGTCGTCCATTGATGACCTGCCCCTGTTTGAGATATCGCCAGAGCGCGGCGTCGAACGGGCGAACGCAGGCGGTGCCGCATCGATCTCGTGGACCTACAACGAACCCACCATCTGGCACGAGTACCCCCTTGAGATGGGCGCTCTGGCGCGGGAGCAGGGGCTTGGCACCGTATATGTGACCAACGGCTATATCACCGAGGAGGCGCTTGCCGAACTGGCACCGATGCTCAACGCCTTCCGCGTGGATATCAAGGCGTTTTCCGACGAGTTCTACCGGTCGGTCTGCAGTGCACGCCTGCAGCCGGTGCTTGACGCCACGGTGGCGGCACATGAACACGGCATGCATATCGAAACGGTCACTCTGGTTATTCCGGGGCTCAACGATTCAATGGAGGAGATGCGAGCCCTGATCTCCTGGGTGGTCGAGAACCTGGGGCCCGATGTGCCGATGCACTTTACCCGCTTCCATCCCGATTACCGGATGCGGGACCGCGAACCGACCCCGCTCCGGACGATCGAGAAGATCCTCCAGTGTGCACGGGACCTTGGCATCCGGTATGTCTATGCAGGGAACGTCCCACCTGGCGACTATGAAAATACCTTCTGTCCGTCGTGCGGCGCCCTCCTGATCGAGCGTTCGGGGTTTTCGGGCCGGATCATGGGTCTGGAAGGCGACCGGTGCGGGGACTGCGGGGAGAGGATCCCTGTTGTGCGCTCGGTCTGA
- the pyrH gene encoding UMP kinase produces the protein MKKMVLSLGGSILVPSLEAHTVSEYAAVLIQMALRGQVYVVVGGGGEARRYIGAARSLGINEAASDEIGIMVTRINATLLVYALGDAAYPAVAESYRQAKEFGESGKIVVMGGVTPGQTTDAVSAVLAETVGADLIINGTSVDGIYSADPKADPEAQRYDRMSAQDLLSIISAARLDAGSNTVIDIVAAKIVERSGIPLLVVDGRNPENLSKAVCEGTFSGTIVSDGECSPLPL, from the coding sequence ATGAAAAAAATGGTTCTCTCCCTTGGCGGCTCAATTCTGGTGCCATCTCTCGAAGCCCATACTGTCTCTGAGTATGCGGCAGTACTGATACAGATGGCGTTGCGGGGTCAGGTGTATGTCGTTGTCGGCGGCGGTGGCGAGGCCAGGCGCTATATCGGGGCGGCACGCTCCCTCGGCATCAACGAGGCGGCATCAGATGAGATCGGGATCATGGTCACCCGCATCAATGCCACCCTCCTTGTCTATGCCCTCGGCGATGCCGCCTATCCTGCGGTGGCTGAATCCTACCGCCAGGCGAAGGAGTTCGGCGAGTCCGGGAAGATTGTGGTGATGGGCGGCGTGACGCCGGGTCAGACCACCGACGCCGTTTCTGCGGTGCTCGCCGAGACGGTGGGGGCCGATCTGATCATCAACGGCACGTCGGTCGACGGTATCTATTCGGCCGACCCGAAGGCGGACCCGGAAGCGCAGCGGTATGATCGAATGAGCGCACAGGACCTCCTCTCGATCATCTCTGCGGCGCGTCTTGATGCGGGGTCCAATACGGTCATCGATATCGTGGCCGCCAAAATTGTGGAGCGAAGCGGCATCCCCCTTCTGGTGGTCGATGGCAGAAATCCGGAAAACCTGTCAAAGGCGGTCTGTGAGGGGACATTCTCGGGTACGATCGTCAGCGACGGCGAATGCAGCCCGCTTCCCCTCTAA
- the nth gene encoding endonuclease III: MDSDTACSIYRALCSCYPERIENGISYGDPFRVLILTILSAQTTDRSVEAVRPVLFSRYPSPADLAAADVEEVAAIVRPTGFYRMKARHIVGAARMIVEEYGGSVPCRMEDLLRLPGVGRKTANIVLSNAFGISEGIAVDTHVRRISRLLGLTDAGEPAKIEKDLTALFPRAVWGSVNALLVQHGRAVCIAGRPRCTACVLRAWCRYYRDEVQGNRIATST, translated from the coding sequence ATGGATTCTGATACGGCCTGTTCCATCTATCGTGCCCTGTGCTCCTGTTATCCTGAGCGGATTGAAAACGGGATCAGCTACGGCGATCCCTTCCGTGTGCTCATCCTCACCATCCTGTCGGCGCAGACTACCGACCGCTCGGTAGAGGCGGTGCGTCCGGTCCTCTTCTCCCGCTACCCGTCACCCGCCGATCTTGCGGCAGCGGATGTGGAGGAGGTGGCGGCAATCGTCAGACCGACCGGGTTTTACCGGATGAAGGCACGCCATATCGTCGGGGCGGCGCGGATGATCGTCGAGGAGTACGGCGGCAGCGTGCCCTGCCGGATGGAGGACCTCCTCCGTCTGCCCGGGGTGGGGAGAAAGACCGCAAATATCGTGCTCTCCAATGCCTTCGGGATCAGTGAGGGTATCGCCGTCGACACCCATGTCCGGAGGATCTCGCGCCTCCTCGGCCTGACCGATGCCGGGGAACCGGCGAAAATAGAAAAGGACCTGACCGCACTCTTTCCAAGGGCGGTCTGGGGCTCGGTGAACGCCCTGCTCGTCCAGCACGGTCGGGCGGTCTGCATCGCCGGCAGACCGCGGTGCACCGCCTGCGTGCTCAGGGCATGGTGCCGATATTACCGGGATGAGGTTCAGGGGAACAGGATCGCAACAAGCACATAG
- a CDS encoding inorganic phosphate transporter, with the protein MEIVIILGIALALLFNFVNGLNDAANSIATVIATRVLSPLRAVLLASFFNLVGPLLFTTAIAKTIGRGLVDPVALTPLIILMAMVGAVIWVFFCSYFGIPVSSSHALIGGLLGAATAHAGIGSILWPSASLVSELVIMLVVGALLGIAVAILLSVTHGEAWNRYILIGGLCGIAVLIPILVAVDILPLSGILGVIVFMVVSPVLGFMAAYAFGVVIIRLFARSNSPLLNHGFKKLQIVAAAFQAIGHGSNDAQNAMGIITAMLVAAGMLSDFVVPLWVILLSCFAISLGTLLGGWRVVDMMANRITRMQPYQGFCASSAGGAVLSVVTAFGVPVSTTHAISGAIMGVGATKGYSAVKWGIVRDIVAAWIMTVPAAAAVAWGSYVLVAILFP; encoded by the coding sequence ATGGAAATCGTCATCATCCTCGGCATCGCGCTGGCCCTGCTGTTTAATTTTGTCAACGGGCTCAACGATGCCGCGAACTCCATCGCCACCGTTATCGCCACCAGGGTGCTCTCGCCGCTCAGAGCGGTCCTCCTCGCCTCTTTCTTCAATCTCGTCGGCCCCCTGCTGTTCACGACGGCGATTGCCAAGACCATCGGACGCGGTCTTGTGGACCCGGTGGCGCTCACACCGCTCATCATCCTGATGGCCATGGTCGGGGCGGTCATCTGGGTGTTTTTCTGCTCGTATTTCGGCATTCCGGTATCGAGCAGTCATGCCCTCATCGGCGGTCTCCTCGGCGCCGCCACAGCGCACGCCGGGATCGGGTCGATCCTCTGGCCCTCCGCCTCCCTCGTATCGGAGCTGGTGATCATGCTGGTTGTGGGTGCGCTCCTGGGCATTGCCGTTGCAATCCTCCTCTCGGTGACACACGGTGAGGCCTGGAACCGCTACATCCTCATCGGCGGGCTGTGCGGGATCGCCGTCCTGATCCCCATCCTTGTCGCCGTTGACATCCTCCCCCTCTCCGGGATCCTTGGTGTCATCGTCTTCATGGTTGTCTCCCCGGTGCTCGGGTTTATGGCGGCATACGCCTTCGGCGTCGTTATCATCCGGTTGTTTGCCCGTTCAAACTCGCCGTTGCTGAACCATGGATTTAAAAAACTCCAGATTGTCGCCGCCGCCTTTCAGGCGATCGGGCATGGGAGCAATGACGCCCAGAACGCCATGGGGATCATCACCGCCATGCTCGTCGCCGCCGGTATGCTCTCCGACTTTGTGGTCCCCCTCTGGGTCATCCTTCTTTCCTGTTTTGCGATCTCCCTTGGAACCCTCCTCGGCGGCTGGCGGGTCGTCGATATGATGGCAAACCGCATCACCCGGATGCAGCCGTACCAGGGCTTCTGCGCCTCGAGCGCCGGTGGCGCCGTGCTCTCGGTGGTCACCGCCTTCGGCGTCCCGGTCTCTACCACGCATGCGATCAGCGGAGCAATCATGGGGGTCGGGGCCACGAAGGGTTATTCTGCCGTGAAGTGGGGGATCGTCAGGGACATCGTTGCCGCATGGATCATGACCGTCCCGGCAGCGGCGGCCGTGGCATGGGGGAGCTATGTGCTTGTTGCGATCCTGTTCCCCTGA
- a CDS encoding DUF47 domain-containing protein yields MGLKEWIVPQDRAFFDLFEKLADTANEGAELLQNLVNDYEDVQNKCHKMKQIEHEGDAISHQIFEQLNLTFITPLEPEEISRLAKALDDILDYIDGTTQQMYGYGVTETDTYMQELARLINLSTTEVKTAVRMIRKLDNPKAVERHCIEINRLENLADVVLGEAIKNLFATNDAITIIKLKDIYENLEEATDKCEDVANVLSDIAIRHS; encoded by the coding sequence GTGGGTCTGAAAGAATGGATCGTGCCGCAGGACAGGGCGTTTTTTGACCTGTTTGAAAAGCTGGCCGATACGGCGAATGAAGGAGCCGAACTCCTTCAAAACCTCGTCAATGACTACGAGGATGTACAGAACAAGTGCCATAAGATGAAACAGATCGAGCACGAGGGCGACGCCATCTCCCACCAGATCTTCGAGCAGCTCAATCTGACTTTCATCACCCCCCTTGAACCGGAGGAGATCTCCCGTCTTGCCAAGGCACTCGACGACATCCTTGACTATATCGACGGCACGACACAGCAGATGTACGGCTACGGTGTCACAGAAACCGACACCTATATGCAGGAACTCGCCCGACTCATCAATCTCTCGACGACCGAAGTCAAGACGGCAGTGCGGATGATCCGCAAGCTGGATAATCCAAAGGCAGTCGAACGCCACTGCATCGAGATCAACCGCCTGGAAAATCTCGCCGACGTGGTGCTCGGAGAGGCCATCAAGAACCTCTTCGCAACCAACGACGCCATTACGATCATCAAGCTCAAGGACATCTATGAGAACCTTGAAGAGGCGACCGACAAGTGCGAGGACGTAGCGAACGTCCTGTCAGATATCGCCATCAGACATTCGTGA
- a CDS encoding nicotinate phosphoribosyltransferase — MGRFHIVDDDTIADGGCTDIYFQRCEEILKQEEKNPQVTMEVTTTGMPRSPGVFCGLNDVIALLEGLPVDVDAMPEGSLFSAREPVMRISGRYSDFGRYETALLGFLCHASGIATAAAHIVGAAGGRRVYSFGSRRQHPAIAPMIERSAWIGGVDGVSNTTAPPGIPVVGTMPHAYVMCHASPEEAWVAFDRHAPPDVPRLMLCDTFGDEKEECLRAVTCTAATGVRLDTPRSRRGNMRSILEEVRWELDSRGHEDVGIFLSGGVTEEDIRTYRDIVASFGVGGAIANAPVIDFSLDIVSIEGEAIAKRGKWSGIKQVWESPDGERTVLLASASGPTGATPLLEPVIKDGVVMQRPETADARARVLRSIPNFRDP; from the coding sequence ATGGGGCGTTTCCATATCGTTGACGACGACACAATCGCAGACGGCGGGTGCACGGACATCTATTTCCAGCGGTGCGAGGAGATCCTCAAACAAGAAGAAAAAAACCCGCAGGTCACGATGGAGGTGACCACGACCGGCATGCCTCGCTCTCCAGGTGTCTTCTGCGGGCTTAACGACGTGATCGCCCTGCTGGAGGGCCTGCCGGTGGACGTCGACGCCATGCCGGAGGGCAGTCTCTTCTCGGCCCGCGAACCGGTGATGCGGATCTCGGGCCGCTACAGCGACTTCGGGCGTTACGAAACGGCGCTACTCGGGTTTCTCTGTCATGCATCCGGCATCGCAACCGCCGCCGCCCATATCGTCGGCGCCGCCGGGGGGAGGCGGGTGTATTCCTTCGGATCGCGACGGCAGCACCCGGCCATCGCCCCGATGATCGAGCGCTCGGCATGGATCGGGGGCGTGGATGGAGTCTCGAATACAACGGCGCCGCCGGGCATCCCCGTGGTCGGGACGATGCCGCATGCATATGTCATGTGCCATGCCTCGCCTGAGGAGGCATGGGTCGCCTTTGACCGGCATGCCCCCCCTGATGTGCCCCGCCTGATGCTCTGCGACACCTTCGGCGACGAGAAGGAGGAGTGCCTCAGGGCGGTGACCTGCACCGCCGCCACCGGCGTCAGGCTGGACACACCGCGCTCCAGGCGGGGGAACATGCGTTCCATACTGGAGGAGGTGCGCTGGGAGCTCGATAGCCGTGGGCACGAGGATGTCGGGATCTTCCTCTCCGGGGGGGTGACCGAAGAAGACATCCGCACCTATCGCGATATCGTGGCGAGTTTCGGTGTCGGCGGTGCAATTGCGAATGCTCCGGTCATCGATTTTTCCCTTGACATTGTTTCGATAGAGGGAGAAGCGATTGCAAAACGCGGCAAATGGAGCGGGATCAAGCAGGTCTGGGAATCCCCGGACGGGGAGCGGACTGTCCTTCTGGCGTCGGCGTCCGGACCGACCGGTGCAACGCCCCTGCTCGAACCGGTCATCAAGGACGGCGTGGTGATGCAGAGGCCGGAGACCGCCGACGCACGGGCGCGGGTCCTGCGCTCCATCCCCAATTTCAGGGATCCCTGA
- a CDS encoding MTAP family purine nucleoside phosphorylase, whose translation MLGIIGGTSLLYCTLPELSTRAVPTPYGPAEVMTGDIAVVLRHQYGRPPHRINYRAQMAALALSGVDRVITVGSVGSLKPALAPGSVVIPTDYLSLTDIPSFHDGAIEHVMPELDTGLIERLGTVLPEALTGGTYAQTRGPRIETVAEVRGLAKVADVVGMTVASEATLARELGIPVAAVCTVDNYAHGLSEEVLTYEHILATSKKYARRTEGLIETIVDELGD comes from the coding sequence ATGCTCGGCATCATCGGCGGCACCAGCCTTCTCTACTGCACCCTCCCCGAACTCAGCACAAGGGCGGTCCCGACCCCCTACGGTCCGGCCGAGGTGATGACCGGCGACATCGCCGTCGTGCTCAGGCACCAGTACGGCAGGCCGCCGCACCGGATCAACTACCGTGCGCAGATGGCGGCGCTCGCCCTCTCCGGGGTCGACCGGGTGATCACCGTGGGTTCGGTCGGGTCGCTGAAGCCCGCACTGGCCCCTGGCAGCGTGGTAATCCCGACCGATTACCTGAGCCTCACCGACATCCCGTCCTTCCATGACGGCGCCATCGAGCATGTGATGCCGGAACTGGACACAGGACTGATCGAGCGTCTCGGCACCGTCCTGCCGGAGGCCCTCACCGGCGGCACCTATGCGCAGACACGGGGACCGAGGATCGAGACCGTCGCCGAGGTCCGGGGGCTTGCAAAGGTCGCCGACGTCGTCGGGATGACCGTGGCCTCCGAGGCGACGCTGGCGAGAGAACTCGGGATCCCGGTGGCCGCCGTCTGCACTGTGGACAATTATGCGCACGGGCTTTCGGAGGAGGTGCTCACCTACGAGCACATCCTCGCCACCTCGAAGAAATATGCCCGCCGGACCGAGGGGCTCATCGAAACGATCGTGGACGAACTGGGAGATTGA